The Acipenser ruthenus chromosome 28, fAciRut3.2 maternal haplotype, whole genome shotgun sequence sequence CAAATACAACTGACAATAGAAATAGCAATGGAATGTTAGCTGATAAGATGATAGATATGTATTGTGttaatatgtttaataaaacTCAAGTTTTCTCTTATTCAACTagtgttgttttctttaaaaaaaaaaatctcttttacaTTAAAACTGTACATTAAGCTTCTGACGCTTGAATCATGTCTAATTTAAGGCGTTGGTGGGCTACAAATTAATCCTTTCTAATTGGAAGGACTGTGAAAGCTACATATACCTCCTTTAGACAACTTTTCATCATTCTAAATCTCTCCTCAAAAAAACGAGGTTTTGATATTAAGGCTGCGTTGTTAGAGCTATTGCTTTGTACTATTCTAACATAAAGCTATTTCACAGAAGACGTTCTCAATCTAAGAAACCGTTTTGAGGTGCTTTGTTCTAACACCATTGTAACAATACGCGTCACTCCTAAGGAGGGCTGTGGATATAAATAAGCCGTTATTAGCATTTCTGGTCAAATAAATTTCTATCGGAGCAgcgttttcaatttttttttttgttttgttttgttttctttctagtcggtatataaattaaattaaagtgaATGCTATTAACACGGCTCCGTTTGACCCCAATTTCAAACTAAATAAACCAGAGATAAACGGAGCTATCCCGCGGTTACAGAGGTAGGTAATTGTTAAAAGGGGAGCTTTAGTATAAAGCCACACACATACTAAATATTTGTCTGTTAACGCTGTACATAcatcaaaatgttttgtttttttttcatttgcagatTCCCCGTCTTTAAAAGACATTCATAACTGCTTAGTTCCTTATCGTGAAAACAACGTTAGACCCTGAATATATTAAAACTGGCTATACTTTTCCTTGCAGTTCAATATATGTTTGTACAATTGATTTACACGGTTCTGTAAAATACCAGCCTGGTCCTCAGACAAGAACCCTAGTTCTGGTGCTAGCGGTTCGCTGTCCCGGTATAGAATCAGTAGTCTGGCTGCTGCATCTTGGAGCCGGTGCATATCAAAGATCCGGCTGGCAGTTATTTTCCTAAAGAGACACACCGAGCTCAGTAGCGTTTCGTGGTACTTCTGCCACATTTCGAGCACCCGGTAGCCGTGGACCAGCCCGGCCTCGTTGTCTATAAACACCAGCCGGCCGCTGGGAACCTTGTGGAGgttgctggtgtctctctccATCACTCTGGAGTCCCACTGCAGACTAAACACATTGCTGACCAGCCTGTCAAAGTTGGCCGTCAGGTAGTCAAACAAGATAAGGTCGGTCCATTGAACCAGCTCCAATACTTCCCCTGTCGTCCTGTTATCCAAGTCCTCCTGAAGCGGGTGCAGCCTCCTGCCATCATGCCTAAGGGGCGCTGGGGTGACTACGCCGGTCAAGTTTGACACCCATTCTGTAAGCGACACAACAGCGTTCTCAGACCACTGCGAGTCCATTACCTCCCCCCTCACTCTTGACCATTGTTCGCTGTTGGGGTTTACTTGGGAGAGGACAAGCGGCGGCAGGTTTGGGATGCCCAAGAGGCTGGCTAGGTAGTAGGAAAGGGTCTCCCCCTGCACCTGGTCTGGGTTGATTCCGTATCTGACACAAGCTTTGGTGCCGTTTGAGAAACGAGCCAGTCGGTTCGAAGTCCGACCGCAGCCCTTCTCCAGGGATACAATCTGGGATGCCCGGGTTTCGCTCTTCCAGCTCTGAGCGTGGGCATTACTAAACCCTCTCGGCAACAGCGACTCCAGTCGATCGCTCCAGAACACCCCGTCTTCTACCAGCCCATGTAGTCCCGTGTGTACCTGTTGGTGGTTGCTGTTGTGGGTGTTTAAATTCGTCTGCTCGACTTTAAGATTACCGGTAGCGGACCCATAGCCTGTGTGATTATTGATATTCTTATGCGCACTGAAGCGTGCTTTGTGCACCACATGCCCCTCCAGGAGAGCTCGGAAAGTTTTTGGAGATTGTTTATCTGGCTGGCGAGTTAGAACTGCCGCCCCCGGCGTGCCCAAAGCCCGCTTGGACCTGCCGTGCCCGATTTCAACCAGTCCGGTCCAAACATACAGAAGAGACGCACAGGCGCACAGGCAAAACACGGCAAGTGATCTGGCCAAGGCAATCCTCATGCTTGCTGAAGATAATCGCTTCTCCGCTTTTTTAAGCGCACTGTCGGCAAGACAGTGTCAGCAACCCAACGTGTGTCAATTAATTCAAGTTCCCGGCAACACAAATTGGATTTACACACAGAATCAGCAGTAGTAATATTATTATCCTGCCTAACGTTATTGTCACAGTTCATTCAAATGAGTTTCTGTTGGAATATAATAGGGTCCAAAACCGCTTCAGCTTGGCCTTTGCTTTTCCTTTTGAAATTTTGCTTCATTCTTTGTTTTGCACGCGTATACTTGCTTTTTCTCCGCACAGACAACTATACCCGtttgctctctctgtctctctctctctctctggttacTTTGGGATTAGATTAGACTCAGAGAAGCACCAGTCTCTGCAACACGTGACTGGAGCGGCATGCTGGTGGGCGGAACAGAAGGAGTGGGGCCCACAGACAAATTCTTAAAACAGCAACAGCAAGGGCTTCGTAAATGTGACAAGCAGTGGCACAGTTAAAACAtgacacagacaaacacttctTAGTCTGGTGTAACAGGATCTAAAAATACACTTAATACAGGTATCACTGAACGAACTGGCCTATATATATTTCTATGTGAGAAACAACTGTCTTGATCTAGGGGTGTGAAATGTATACAGTAGTCTTTGTCTGGGGGTGCAGTGTATATCATAAATTATAATGGGTGTCTAAAGCAGTAATTCAATCTCGGGGTTGACAATTCCTGTCTTTTGATACTGAAGCTGTTGATTGTAGTTGTCAATACAGTATACAACTTTAACAAGCAGACGGCGTTTTAGCTTTACAAGGGACAATACTGCACTACTTAAATCACAAAGTGTGATTGATTAAACAACATCACTTTGCCGTGCTGGAAAAAAAGTGTTTCCACAGCTTGCATATGAACATGCTGCTTCACTCTGTGTGAATCACTGTGCTACACAACTCTAAATGCCACCACTGGTCAGCGCACAAACGATTCTGAGCCAAGGGCGTGTTTTACAAAGAATCTTTATCACTACACAGGCTCCAAAAAAGATCTGCCTTCTTCGTAcctgttttacaaaacaatatttaaagtCAGAATGGTATATTTTTCTAGAAATCCACAGCCTACTGTAGAGTAAGCAGACCACAGAATATCCAAGATTGCCATTTAGAGGTTTGTAAGCGAataacagaatttaaaaataaaatatctccTTTATTAGAAGCTTAAATAAGCCAAAACGTTCAACACCTAGCTGTCTTCAGAGAGATGTGAAGTCAATGTGAGCATGATGCAGTTGTGTTGGACTTTTCATAATGGTTCTTTAAAACTCCTGAACCTATCCAAATGTTTTTTGACAATTCACACAATCTTTTGATATTACTTTACTTCATCTTACTTCATGCTGGCATATATGGACAACAGCTGTTCTGTGTGATAGAAAAAAGTCCATAAACATGAAAAGGGCACCCTCTAGTGTGCTTGTATAGGAATTATACAGGAAGTCGTTTTCAATCCACttttatcagttattttattTCAGGCGCCAGTGGTTTTTATGAACCTTTATTTCACAAATACGTTTGCTGTTATCAAGCCTATAACAGCTAATATCCCACCTCTAGAGCCAAACCGCCACCCCTATAATACACTACAGGAGACAGACACATATATTTATTCGATATCTGAATCTGTGAAGTGACAGGTGTGTGATATTGTAGGTATATGGAAGATTTATAACCGAAACAGTAATGGGAGTCtgaacaaaatagaaaacagTAATTCCATCTTGGGGTTTACAGTTTATTATGTTATGTGATTTAATTACCACCATCCTTTGTAGTCGCAGATACAAAAGAGATTTCTTTTTATAAGCAGGCCAGTCAGATTTACATGGGAGCAATAGTTTACAGACAGAGTAAGTGCGTAGACACACCTCTGAAGATGAAGACTATTTTAAATTAGCAATAAAAAACTTGAATGAAGGAACAGTTTATTTATACAGAGATGTAATATCTAGGGAAGTccatgcaaacattttttttatattccatTTTAACGACACACTACTAGTGTAAAGTTTAATGACTTGTTATAATTTtgccctagtttaacagcacaggttCTTTTACTGGGAAAGTGCAATGCAAGAACCACAAGCAAAGCAGAGAGCAAGCAAAGATGgagttcagtgtttttatttatatgatAAAACATGCTTTTCGCGtttacaaaaatagaatataTCAAATGGATCCTTTTTTTCCCAGGACCTCATGAAAACAGAGGCCCATTACAATGCAGCTCACAAGAAAAGAAGATGTGTCATCGAAAGATCCTTTGACATCTTAAAGATGAGATTTCGATGCCTTCACAAATCGGGACGGTGTCTACTTTATCAGCCTGAAAGAGCTGTGAGAATAATAGGCGCTGATCTAATTCTGCACAACATCTGTCAGTCACAGGACATCCCCTTAGCTGAGGCAATAGAGATGCTAgacagcgatgatgatgaagacacTGAAAGTTCCAGCGAAAACAACACTTTGCCAGGAATAAACATTATATCCACACTCATTGGACAGAGATTTGTGACtggagtaaataataataataaaaaaacacattccactagatttatattgttttattattattattattattattattattattattattattattattattattattaataataataataataataataataataatagttgtagcCGTAGTTGTGTTGTTGCTGTTATTCTgcctcttattattatttaatgtgttttagaGTAAAATTGTGATGCAGATGTTAGTTTATTTCTAATCATTAGGCTTATGTTAattgttatttatattgtatacccagtaatacaaataaaaacattttttacagttatttaaagtcttttatttaaaaaaaagataacatttactgaaacaaaaaaaatgttcataGGGACTATTCTAGCACGTCAATGTTATATGTGTGTATCTGGCTGTATGTAAAGATAGTCAGTGCGCTGTAGTAAGAGACGAGAGACAGtgaagacattattattattattagtttatttagcagacgcctttatccaaggcgacttacagagactagggtgtgtgaactatgcatcagctccagagtcacttacaattacgtctcacccaaaaaacagagcacaaggaggttaagtgacttgctcagggtcacacaataaatcagtggttgaggtgggatttgaaccggggacctgctggttacaaggtcttttctttaaccactggaccacacagcctactagtAAATATAGtcgcaaaatataaaaatatccacaattaaaaattaaaaacgaCGGCTGATACCAACTGAAATGAGGGAAAGAAAACTGAATATCTGACGACTGGATCCGACCGAAGTTACAGAAAACGActggtatgtactacaaataCCAAAGCAGtatcttgtttaaaatagcaaactgatTTGTAGTGTAAATTTATATAACCTGGAAGATCTGAAAAGACACCTTCATGTCTTGAGTATCTTCCATGACTGGTGTTTtctttgacaggtgttttctttgattttggtggcgcagtgatacgtggttagcacaggtgaAGTGGTCTGCCTTTGTTCaaagtagttcctaatcgtgacattgtgctggatattgtaacggcttggaacactgatggaccaatcagcatgcagcattgtaacaatccgttttataactattataattattatcttATTGAATTCAAAACCCTtcaattactgttttatttatttattgattcatattgtgtatatatatatatatatatatatattttcaatctaTTACTACGCTGCAAAACATAGTCCCAATTTAGCTATTACTAACATGGGAAAAAATAGtctcaataaattaaataaataaacaagacatTATTTTGAGTAATTAATCAACTGAACTGTGTCACGGAATGTGCAGTTCACTACATTGAACGGCTGGTTGGACAATTTTACAGATTGTCCAGTAGACGGCATGGTTTGCTGAGTAGTGCATCTTGTTTGAGGCTCTTTCTTTTTTTGAGTCGAGGCACCTTCCTGTTTTCATTCGATGCAATTCAATAGCTTCTTAAATAACGGACATTATTTCCCTAGCGTCCCTCCAGACCAGCGCTGGATAGCATttgaactgcagtgaacagaATGATTTGTCTACCTGTGGGTTAGATTGGCCTCTTTACTAAGGCGGGACATCAATTTAGAAAGGTCATTGATTCAGTTTCAAGCAATCAATACCTGACAGCCTGAACAAAGGGAATGACTTGGAAAATATGAGTGTGCACAGCCCtaaaatatacagttgtagtcaataGTTTACATACACCAacggaaatttataatttctaaaaatttctcgaaaacaaagaattttaggaaaaatcttttgtagcaaaaattttgcttttgtggatgaggaaaacaagttacaagaaatagatgtctacaattatttatttcagcaaactGAAATTCATAgttagttgaggcacctttagcaataatagcctcttttaaacgattaggttAAATTGTGTCCTTTTTTAGTTGTTCAATGATCAAAGTCATCAGATCGATGAAGCATGTATTTAAAATCGCACACCATTGACCACAAAAATCCTCCAGAGTTGGTTCTTTTTGCCAGTGTAGCCCACGAGGAATGACTCTGCGTCTAACTTAATCACTCAAGGTGAAAATATGGAGCTGAGTTTTTGTTTCTAGGTTTCTGGAGTTCCAAAGCGAGTGGATCATCATTTCTGAAAGTGAAATGGGGGAAAtgtgggttgggggggggggggggggttagttgAAACAGGGCCCCTCCACCCCACATACACCCCCTACCTCCCCCACCTCCCCCTTaaccaaaattatttttttatcaaaaaggttttcataatcagtagtccctcgctaaaccagacatgtctggagacatgagacgtctgatttaaaaaataaaaaaataaaaaaataaataaattgtaataaaTCTGGATGTAGGTCTATACAGTAGTaatatcaaatgaatacctgtagcacaccttctttttactttagcctactggtaacacaaaataaatcatgctgctgcacatTACTGTAGTGTGAAAATAgtacaatattattttaaattaaaagtaaatgatttttagcgcattttcttttttttctttttttattgtagcctacttagtacacaattaacagaaaacagatcacacactttacagaaataatcatttttaaatttacatagaaTATTTGACAGTGTattgcagtttttcttttgtttctttgtagTCTTTTACTTATATTTTTGACATCAagatttgagtttctttttatttggcaGTTTCAGAGGTTCAGCCGGTTTCagttttgatggtttaaaatggtataattataataggcgtTCAGGCGTTATGATAGTAATAGACgttatgataatgaggctcgACAAAACGCTTATCAAATGAAAGTCTTCATTGCTGGAAATGTGACGTGAATGTGCCAAATTATAGAATGTCTttattggcacatttgtataattgtatgttgAGATCAGCCAATATCTTTTGGCTTTACGAGGAACTGGGGATGACAGAAGCCACTggggagtgagaagaggcgggaATAAGGGAACAGGACAcaagcaagaaaagaaaaaagggaaagtATTGCTGTTTCACAATGTGGACGATAATActaacactatcagtgcactagagcggacattttgaaaagagctttgaaacagacttcaaagttataagtgtaaaaagttgtcaggatgtaaacaatgaaaagaaaaatgacaggtacgttattaaaacagttgtagcaacacgtgtatatataaaataccaaacaagcaggaaaataaagcaacaatattaaattaaacataatattaagtaaaaatgtaaaagtaaatCTCTATACAGTGAAAACATTCTATAAAAAGTGAAAACAGAAAAGTGAAAACATAAGTCAATCTATAGTGAAAACAGCGACTGGTGCTCGCTCGGGCATACAAAACAGATACGTTGACAGCACGTCACACAGCCTTGCCCAACTTCAGCAGACGGAAAGTTGATTTCTTTTATTTATGGAACAACCCACAACAGCGTCTTGTTTTCATGTAGTGTTTAATGCAGTTTGATAGAAACGGCTTGTTTATATAGTATACAGCAGTGTGAAgtagggggcagcagtgtagtggcagagtagtggttagggctctggactcttgaccggagggttgtgggttcaatccctagtgggggacactgctgctgtacccttgagcaaggtactttacctagattgctccagttaaaaaaaaaaaaaaaaaaaaacaactgtataaatgggtaattgtatgtaaaaaaaacaatgtgatatattgtaacaattgtaagttgccctggataagggcatctgctaataaataataataatactgaattgttaacaattaaataattagttaatttgaatataagaaAGGAATAAAAAGGGTTGATAGAATTAAAAGAATTCCCCTGGGTCCTGCTATCCGGCTTGTTGCAGTCCACCTGCTACACAAACATGTTCCTGGAACCACGTTCCAAAAAAAGTGTTTTGGTTTTCCCAGGCCTTTCCTAGTAAACACATTGAAAACTCATTCAACAGTAGATCATCAAAACCATCATTggccactagatgtcactgtacTTACTAAACGGTAGCTAAGTAttaattttttcttgttttgcatttttttgtgttGCAATCCCCTATTTGATTACAAGGGGCTATCCTCCTTTGTTTCAAagtcatgttttaaatgtttttgtgtctATTTATAAACACTGCTGGTTGGTTAGGAGTTTGGGTTCCAGGGTCATTAGTCCTGGCAGCAACCCACACGGGTCCAAGTGCGAATTCCCAGTTCTGCCTTTGTACACAATGTAATGTCTGGAAAATACATGTAACACAGAAACATGGTAGCCTTGACAACAGATTGCATAACAAAACAACTCTTAAAGAGACAAGAAGCTGTTCACCACACTGAGATATCAAATGATTCTTACATACATTCCAAtgttgttttagttattttatgcCGTTAAAGTCATATGGTAATTAAATTAAACTTCATAAAATAGACAAAAATGTGCAACACAAATTGTTGACAAAAAAAGAACAATCCTCATGTCACAGTAAACAATAATATTTTTGTGTTAAATGATATTTGAATTGtgattttgacattttaaaatgaactctACTGGAATACATTCCTTgatcaaaacttgtaatctggataaaaatgatcagattttgtaatcctatatgttgtgattgagattacttttatctggatcgttttgatctgtttttttcagaaatgcccttgctggattacatttatccagattacaaataatcaCAGTTACGAAATCTGGTTTTTGAAGTAGTTTGTCATCTATCTCATGGAAGTAGTCCAGACTTACATTGTACATTGCCAAATCTtactaaaacctttttttaacctTGAAATGTATGTCACAAAAGTCACAAATGCAGTTGTTTTAATTCAAtattcaataattttgcattatgaagagaaaatcatattTATGTACAAAAGTTATAGCCTTCCAGGGGTAAAGTTCTGCTGGTACTCACCAGTACTCTGTACTGGTGTCACGGGAAATAAGTTAGCAGGAAAATAAGttagcatttgcctttttgagcCTTTCTACACTTGCACAAATCTTAGAACTTAAAGGCAAGGTTAAACTGTCGCTATTTTCTGTCTGTGAACTTTAATTCAGAACAGACTGTTATTGCGATCTTTCCAATGTGtctaatacattgttttaatctttaaaatgttgtcaggGAAGCCAGTCGTTTTGagcatttctcaaattatatatGCACCTTAAAACACCATCTTCCACTGAAAATGTGTATGTTTTCTATATTAAAACAGGTTTAGATAGCCCACGTGGACTTGATTAAAACATCAAACAGTATTCTCTACATGAAGAAAAGTGTTTGTACCCACTTTCCCACTAAATTTATTGAAAAGGTTCTAAGTCACCGAGCAACTTACCGTGAAAATAATATAACTTTGTTAAAGTGAGCCTACATAACACTTATTTGCTTATGCCACAGTATATGACATGTCCACGAACAACGTTATTTAAAGGAAATACACATTTGGCAAGTAGTGATTTTAACTATGCATATACATAAATTATACGACAAAATaatggttttaaaa is a genomic window containing:
- the fjx1 gene encoding four-jointed box protein 1 yields the protein MRIALARSLAVFCLCACASLLYVWTGLVEIGHGRSKRALGTPGAAVLTRQPDKQSPKTFRALLEGHVVHKARFSAHKNINNHTGYGSATGNLKVEQTNLNTHNSNHQQVHTGLHGLVEDGVFWSDRLESLLPRGFSNAHAQSWKSETRASQIVSLEKGCGRTSNRLARFSNGTKACVRYGINPDQVQGETLSYYLASLLGIPNLPPLVLSQVNPNSEQWSRVRGEVMDSQWSENAVVSLTEWVSNLTGVVTPAPLRHDGRRLHPLQEDLDNRTTGEVLELVQWTDLILFDYLTANFDRLVSNVFSLQWDSRVMERDTSNLHKVPSGRLVFIDNEAGLVHGYRVLEMWQKYHETLLSSVCLFRKITASRIFDMHRLQDAAARLLILYRDSEPLAPELGFLSEDQAGILQNRVNQLYKHILNCKEKYSQF